From the genome of Camarhynchus parvulus chromosome 4, STF_HiC, whole genome shotgun sequence:
CAGCTGACTGACTAGATGGCCATTAACATCCTTTCCAGTCCAAAATCTTCTATACTTCCAGTATTTCAACAAAATATTgcctctattaaaaaaaaaaacgtgGCATTCTTAATTACTAGGAACTGAGTTTATTAAGTTACTTTTCAGTAATTAGAGGAGTCCTTTTTGCAAAACATAGGGTCTTCATCACTGATAGAAAGCTCACACAATCTCCTGCTCAGTTTAGCCAGCAAATTTGCCTGCAGTGTTCCAGTTTAGCTTTGCAACAGGCTATTCAAATAGTTGATACCATGTTCTCagtataatattaataaattatattttctaatACTACTCATTCTTATGTGCTTAATATAATTATAGAAACATGAGCCTCTCCAGCATTATTAGTTTAAGCTTATAGCTTCTCTGCAGTGATCCCAGGGAACTACTGTGTCAGTATTCGAGGTCATGCCAAATGCTCTCTTCATCCTTACTCTACCTACACACCAGGGTTTATTAACAATGAAACAGTTCCAGTGCATAtctatttgattttttctttcttcaggttaaataatgaatgaattttttctttcttcaggttAAACACGCTTACTATGCACTCAAGGATTTTTCACTGCTTATTAAACCTATTGGGTGTAATAAATTTTTTAGAATACAATATATACTTCACTTTTAAAGAAACTTAAAAGGGAACAATGctcctttgtttttattaaacCAAAACAAGTCTAAGTGAACTATGATGATCCAAATAAGAATGTTCTACTGCCATTTAAACAGCTGGAAGAAAACTATAAAGGGAAACTGCAGTATGTTACCTGAAGAATAAAAACTAACCAAAGCACCAGTACTTAACAGTCTTACCACAGAGACCATCAGTctttatgttagaaagttacTAGATCTGAGTTATCAAATACAATTTCAGAATAAAGCTTTAGTTAATAACCAATAATAAAATGATAAACgaaccaaaaatacaaaataatgcAAAGTTTGCTTTAGGAAGTTAACCTTTAAAAATTGACATTTAAGCAGCTCTAATGTCAACTAAAcaattgtttttaataaatttttttttttttaatagttacaAAACCAAGTAGTTGTACTTCATCTTTCAGTTGCACCTTTTATCCAGGCAATGACATATATGTTAATATAGCCCTCAGACAGACATTGAACAAACATCACATTTCTGACAGCTGGAGAGATTAGCCTCAGCAGGACAGCACTAGAAACTTTCAGCTCATTTGTAAAGCATGTTCAACAAGTACTTTAgctattataataaaataaactgttttaaTTGCTTTCCAAAGTTTCTATTAAATCACCAAGTAGTATAGTCATGAACCACTATAAAAGCTTTCAAACTGGCCTGCAGATTTAGTTTACAAAATCTGAAATACATAGAAGGCTTCATAACAATATAGCAATGCTtgattaataaaaattttcaacCATATGTAGACTTGCTTAATTTTTTATCCACTGTATTTTAAGGAATCAGAAAGATACAGAACTGCGTAAACCAAATTactgagtttaaaaaatatgctttttccttggtgctttagggtttttttcttgtttgtttttttttaatctttctttgtctgtttttggttttttttcccagcaaggGCAAATTTCTCAGTAGTATTTTCAGACAAATGCTTCACTTTAACACtgcctttttgtttgcttgtaatctgaaaaaaaatacacacatacCTAAGTTTAGATAACCTAGCAAAGTGAGGCTTTGACATCAGTCCTCACTGCTACACAGAATTTTATGATTATGACCAAGACAGTGGTATAAGTTATTCTCTATggataaaaagcaaaatatgcaTTAGGGACAACTCTGAATCCCATTTCTTTGAATTAGCTCTGGTTCACCCAAGATCACTGATTGTCCTGCTTCCATCCAGGAAAGGGTTAATTTTTACAGTAGTCAGGAGGAGGCATGCCTAAGACCCAGAGGTTATTCTGCACCTCACAGCATTTTCAGGGAACAGGGGAAGGGCTCCCTTCTGGATCAGCATAGTATGGCCCAGGGAGTGGACAAGGATCTTCTTGTTTGTTTCTATGTGAATCCGATCTGCCCTGTAAAATCTGAATGCTGTGCTGTAAGGCACTTGGACAGCAATGCTTGAAAAGCAGCCCCAGGACTAGAGCAAACCCCCACACCCACAACTTTTACTTTCAAAGTAGTATATAGTAGTATATTTGCTCTATAATGGTGTCTTTTCACTGAGACAAAGTATCTGCATGAAAGTTTAGTTTTATCAAACTCTCatgaaataacagaaattagCAGAAGACAGGTTGAAAATATGTTAAGCTTCAGAAACTTTAAAATTTCTAATTAACCCTAGCTcattaggaatttttttgtcaGTGTAGAAGAAAACAAACGTTTTTTGCAACTTTCTGGCAATGAATTTTACAGGTGCCTCTCCGATTCTAAAATTGTTCaatttctcttgcttttgtTAGAGTGAGACCAACTGCCACCTGTGACACTGCTATTATCATCTTGCTCAGCCTTTGTCTTCCAGTGATTTGAATTAACATTTCTCTCTTACACATGCAGAACATGATAAGAATGTCTAGAGataacagctaaaaaaaaatcttaggagaaaactgaaatacagtaAGATTTAAGAGATGAACATCAAGAACTGAAAGACTAACCATAAAGAGAATTTTCACCACCTTCCTTATTATAATGCAGACAGAAAAGCAGTACTATTAATTGTGATAAATACTAGAAACATTTAATAAGTTTCAGCACATTTAATAAAGGAATGCACTGCCACAGAAAAACTGAGGCCAAGAACTGAACACAAATGAAATTAGGTCAAAATTTCCTGAAAGAAGAATGGTTTTTCTAAGTTTTATGTCACAGTAAGTATATTAGTAAGTACTGCAGAGATTTGCCAGTGAAAACTTCTGAAGGAATATTAAACATTCTGCATTTTGATTTAATACTGCCAGTTGACATATCTAATacacaattaatttctttaaagccTAGCATCAGCTTTTGCTGAAGCATGAACAGTAAACAAAATAGACCTTTATTCTGAAACAGTGCTTCTGTGTATTCCAATAACTAAAGCACGTATTTCTTGGATCCAACAAGATAGCCAGCAAGTAGAAAAGGTGGTCTTTTTATCCTTACTTTGTATTGATTTTCAGACTAAAAACTCCATGAATTCCAAATCATTAATATATAGTAAGaagtgctgttttccttttttcttattattatacatagatttcaaaataaagtttttgTGGTTTAAAAGCTAGGTTCTCCAAAAGCTTTCAATAAAACAGCAAGTTAATCTGTCCAAGTATCCCCAAACTGTTGCCaaaaagagctgaaattcaattgtgatgtttctttttcctgaaagcaGCACTTCAGAGGTGTAGCTGACACCCTTCTGCAGCATGTAACAAGAACACTGGTATGAGGCTTCAATTTCAAAAGCACAAGAGAAATTATTGAAATTACACTCGAACTTACACCTTCAACATACATTAAACACATCACAGAAAAGGGAACAGCCAAGGGGAGATAAGTAAAACAATTTTTAGTAACACCTTCAAtatcctttatttttgttgtggctttcctccctccctgcctgtgaGGTGAATGCTCTTGGCTGTTCTCTTACCCATTTAAGTGCaagtgctgctgcacacagacaGCAAGTTACTCCCCTCCTGCCACTGAGGCTTCACCCAGCTCGCTTTCTGGGACACCTCAGCTCCCCATCCCCCAAACATACCCCAGAAAGTTCGCATTCTTGAAGATGCAGCATCTATGGCTATGCTTTGGTCTTGAGCAGGACGTGACgtttttggttgtttcttgAGATAATGACTATACTACAAAAACCACTTCATTGCATTGTACTGCTCATAAGCAGTTATGCTTCTGACATAGATATACCTTGATTGGTGAGAAGTGGGTAGAACAGCTGTAAAATCACAACTATGCCCACCTTTTAATGTATTAAGTAGCATTTATTTCATTCcagcttattttccttttcagtctcTCTTCACATCTGATTTTGTTCTACCTGACATTTTGTcttcagcaacagaaaaatattctgatgcATGGCTGGTATCAGTAGAGACAGATGTTTGACTTAGCTCTTAAGTGTCAGAAGTGCTGTCTCTTAGCATTTTTCCTGTCTCACTTACTGCAAGCACAGAACCTCCTAAAGATGGATCATTGCACGTGTCAGGAACAGAACAAGCTGTGCTCTGGAACTGTACAGGCTCAGGTTCATCCTCCCTTCTAGGACATAAACAGTTGTTTTCAACAACAGTTTCTTCATCTTTTACCATTTTCTGTTGTTGCGTTTCTTCAGGGAGTTGAGTGGAAGACGCATTCTCACATTCAACAGGAAGGACTCCTGAACATAAAGGCTGACAAGGAGGAGCGTTACCATCACCAAGCCTTTCTGcactttcagtgttttcagatGAGTTCATAGGCAAACATGAGCCTTCGCATTTTGGATGACTCTGAAGAGAAGCAGGTGCTGCACACTCTGAAGTTACAGGCTTCCCTACATTTAGAAGTGTTTTGTCAGATTTCATCTTCTTATcacttttttctgttctgtttccagaaaaaaacacagaagaagtCAGCAAATCAGAGGTATTTCTGAGAATGCCTCCAAATGAAAATACTGGTGAAGGCAATGGAAAGTTACTTTTGAAAGGAAACACACAATCATTGGTGAGAAGGGGGGTCTTGGAGACATCATTCACCCCAGCTGTGGTGTTGGTGTCTGAAGTACCACAAGCTACAGTTGTGCTGGATTCTGAGGTGTGAGGTTTTTGCTCCCCTAAGACAGATGGTTTCTGTGTACCACATCCTCCAGCTTCCTTTGCACAAGGTGTTTTTTCCCTCATGTGAGATAATGTTTTGTCAGATGGCTTCTCAGATTGGCTGAAAAATGAGGATAATGGTAACACCTTACATGAATTGCTAGCTTCTGATCCTGCAAACCAATCTCTTTCTGAATTGCcaaagggaaacaaaatgtGTGGTTTCTCACTTTCTGGTGAGACTAAATTAGGACTTGTTGGAGCATCACAAACTATGTTTTTGGCTTCAGGACCATATTTATCCTGGTTATTGGTTTTATCCACCTTATCACATCTCCCTAAATAAAACTGAGGGAAAGTACATCTCTTGTCttgctttttaaaggaaaatgtacCTCTATCTTTACTAAATCTTGGTAATGAGTTGTTAGATGCACTGAAAGTAAAAGGTACACCTGAAGGTCTCTCTGCTGAAACATCTACAGATTCTGAAGTTGAAACAGTAACAGCCACTGTTGCTGATGGCTTTAAGTCCAATAAAGTGCCAGAATTTGAATTCATTTCCTTGGAAACAGTACCTGCTGATGCCTGTCTTGgccatttttctttaattaacaAGTCTGGAGAGGCTTCTGACAAGGCTGGACCAGATACTTCCTGGCCACTTCCctcatgaaataattttaagccACCATTAGTTTCAGAAAAGATCCTACTTGTGGATGGGATGCTGTGAGCACTGCTTCCAGGAGAGTTTCTTTTGTCAAAGCCATCTCCTCTTTGCAGGgctcccatttttattttatctgtctTATTTGCTTTGGTAGGTGAAGATACAAAAGAAGTTCCTGACGACTTATCCTTGAAGGCCTCAGCAGTTACAAATTTATActttttgtttgcagggaattTTTGAGTCTTAAACACATTGGTGAGCTTCTGAAGTTCCATATAGTATTTGTAACGTAGCTCCtagaattacagaaaaaaaatcacattatccAACATGGCATTTGATTCAGAGGTTATAAAACTCATGGATGACTAAGACTGAACAGAAGCTTTCCTATATTCTAGAGAAttctaatgtatttttccattgcTACTGGAAGGCAACAGGACACAAGTCCTTACAGAAAAAAGTGCTTTAAAGACAATTGAACAAGATACACATAGAATCCTGATGACAAAGTAGGTTTTGAAAGAGAAGACTACAGAATACTGTATTTAAAGTCActatcaaaaccaaaaatatataaaaacactAACTTAGATATTAAGCAACACATTCTCAATCAAATTCTCATGAAAAAATAGCCATCTGAAATTAAGTTAGATGGTGGgcgttttgggtttttttgttattatatATAATTGCATTCTTAATAGCAATAGAAAATAGGTATTTTCCaaaacaatgcagaaaaaaatttctataTTTAAAGGATCTAAGCAACTTTTAAATACACTCATCTGCCACTGGTATTCTCAGAACATGCATAATGTGATTCACTGCCAGCCATGTTTCACTAACTGTAACTGGAATCATTTTCTGCAGAACAATACTGAGCCACCCACATGGAGCTGCtagtaagtaaaaaaaaattaaaaatctagTTGCATAACTGCAtcatttgaaatgaaacaaaagactGAATTCAGTTTCAGGTCAAATTATTATGTGTTCTTACAAGATGGAACTCTATTCTTTAGAAAACAGAATACAGGCAGATAACTGCCTCTTCAAATAGACACTAGGGAAGTTTATTTGGATTAGAAAGGTACAGATGTGACTCAAAAAGCCacattaaatataaaagtaaGTATTTGAAGTCAGTAGTAAGATTAAGTTTCAGCTTTctaaaggcaaaataaaagtaCAATTCTGACAGCTTTAATACCTAGTCAGATTTCATTCTAGAATTGTAAGGGTAATTTTCTACTgaggaaactgaaaaacataTTAAAAGCTTATTTAGAAAGTTGCATCACAACAAATAGTAACTTAGCCATACTTACAACTGATGTTCAATCATACCTCATGGCTCATATTTTGAAATGCTGACATTTCTGATATTGACATAAAGCTAGTAGGGATCCTGCTACCGTCTGCTTCATCCTGTCCTGTTAcaggctgaaaaatattttgcagcagacatatttcattttgataagccaaaacagataaaatagTACCATGCTGAAGAACACATAGCCAATAACTTACAAGAAATGTGTTGGGTATATTCTTCTGGTCCTGCCATTGCTTTAAGGTATCTTTAAATAGAGTTGAGCTCTCATTTCCTTCATAAGGTAGCTCTATTAGAAAAAAACATAAGGATAGTGATGAACAATatattaaatacagaaaacactgaaaggtTCCTGTGCACCTAAATGGATTCCatttaagaataaaaacatAGTGCCCCAAGTGAGACCCCAGTCCTTGCTGAATTTTCTGTGATATACAGCAAGAAGCCAGTGTAATACATTTtttgaaatgctggaaatgcCTGGCCTTACAGAAAACATAACACCTCCTCCTGGGAGGGAAAGGCACTTAACATGAGCACAGCCAACACTGGCATGACACCACAACAAACCCATCTAGTTCAGCAACACACTCCTGACAGCGGCGCTACTGGCTGGGTATCCGAAGTACTGcaggctgcaaacacacagccTAGGAACCTGCTACAGAAAGCACATTTATAACATCCATTTAAAAACCCCTCATGAATTTAGTATCCATTTCATTTGCTCAGATATTTTCTTGCATGTGTTTGTCATGCAGGTTGTTTATCAGCAATTGGATCCACGAGTTCCAGATTTCTGGACTTCCCAAATCTTGTCTTAATTAAGTCCTTCTTCCTCACCTTGAACAATGCCTGCATCAACAGGTGTTAACTCCAATGCTAAGATTTCATTAACCACAGACTTGATATCTATCTTCTTTGGTATATACACTGGTGGTTTTTCCCAGTTGGATGCTATATTCATCACATCAAGCTGAGTTTTCattctggaaaaggaaaaaaacccaatgttGCAAAAATGCaacttaaacatttttttcatgcttaCATGAAAAATTGTAGCGAAATTATACTTGCCtcacataaaaaaaatttcaagttctctagttttttttcttagaaattgTTCACTTGAATTAGGTTTCATAATCAATAAAAACTGCAAGAAGTAATGCTGGTAGGTCACCCTCCACTTTCTTTAGTGTACATTGCCTGAATCTGAATTATACTCCTTTTTCAGAGAGCATTGTTAATTTTAGTCTGAGAcacaatgtattttaaagaaccCCATTTCCAATATTCTTCCTTAAACAGAGGTTAAAAGGTTCTCAGAAATGTAATTAAGAACTCTTAGAAGCCATTACAGGGTGCACTAccaacacaaaaccaaagaTACTGCAGAATCTCCACACACTCTCTTACACTGAAAGATTTCTGTAAAAGTTTCAAGCATGCTTCAGTGTTCCTGAGTTTAAATAAGATATCTGAAAATATCCAATCCCCAAGTATTAATGAATTTCTATAGCTGCTTTTTATTAGGGAGATAATTAAAAAGCTTGATTATCTCTAATCCCAGATAGTACGTCCCTCAAATTCTTGACACATTCCCTAGAATTTGTAATATTGGGCATCCAAAAACCTCAAAGTATTATAATCTCTTAATTACTCAGtactattttcatttaaaattgctTAAGATATCAAATatagctatttttttaaattttgaatcaTAAAAATCTAAAAGAAAACTAGAGCACtaacaaaacatgaaaaaatatacCTTGAATTCAAGCCACAGGCAACctataaataaaatgagaatttgtAAGACATGAGCATTTCTCCAACTATCAGGAAATTATTGCTTTATCAAAATACTTCAGAGACTAAAGTATCTGTCTTTATTTCACAGAACTATAGAAAATAATGCTGATAACataataaaatgataaaataatgcTGACAACCAgacataaaaaacccaacctaaaCAAGTATGTCTATGACAATTATTTGTCTTGTAATATTTTGTGATAAATACAAAAAACTCCTTCAAATGAAGACAAATGAAGACATTCAAATTATGGCCAATATTGTCACCTGATCAGTTTCAGAAGTTCAAATACTTGTAAACATTCAAATGAAGGactattttgtatttcttgGAGAGGAAAGGCACTGCTATGTGCTCTCAATATGCTATTATACTATTAAAACCACTGTTTTCTAGTTTTAAATCAGGCAGATCATGGTGGCAAGAAGTGCAGTGCACTTCTGGTAAAGTGAGACTTCCCAAAGAACATGTAATGAAAAGTAAAAGACCTGACAGGATTAGAGCTGCTTCCCTCTAAAACCTTGTGATCTCACTGTACTGGATCTttacaccaaaaaacccaatgCACTGTTACAGGGGGCAGCCAGGGAAGTGCTACatgaaagtgaaagaaaacaaacaacagaaaGAGGAAGTAGATGAACAGGAGGAATGGGAGGAACAAGATGAAGAAGTTAAGAAAGAGCCAAAGGCAAAAGTGGAGGAagaacagaagggaaaagagaaacagaagaaacaggCAGAATATGAAGCAAAGCAGGAGACATAggaggaagaagatgaaaaCAGGATATGGAATGACAAGAGCGGGAGGGGGAACAACAGGAATAAAAGGAGTAAGCTGAGAAA
Proteins encoded in this window:
- the LOC115903636 gene encoding uncharacterized protein LOC115903636, which translates into the protein MEASLTCAVCLSLLEEPVTLPLCSHNFCRGCVLECLASAEAARLQQLQRNPGRARLGRGAPGPGPGPGPSCARVPCPLCRKLCLLPRGGVAALPVNTTLAEVVKLYRSGAAGAATAGEAALGPKPGSDPLSLQAFGGSCQKHPSRPVQLYCRMCRQAGCGQCVSEEHQGIFHSVNLIDTVYQEEKLTFFSTLKQMRIMNEKLVNEISKRPNDADMTLKNDVEIIELKFGEIFKTLEMKKQQLLEDAGNQRSKKEKEFQIWKKMKETHKKTIDNFLKDCEKLVHECDPQCFLEVACGLNSRMKTQLDVMNIASNWEKPPVYIPKKIDIKSVVNEILALELTPVDAGIVQELPYEGNESSTLFKDTLKQWQDQKNIPNTFLPVTGQDEADGSRIPTSFMSISEMSAFQNMSHEELRYKYYMELQKLTNVFKTQKFPANKKYKFVTAEAFKDKSSGTSFVSSPTKANKTDKIKMGALQRGDGFDKRNSPGSSAHSIPSTSRIFSETNGGLKLFHEGSGQEVSGPALSEASPDLLIKEKWPRQASAGTVSKEMNSNSGTLLDLKPSATVAVTVSTSESVDVSAERPSGVPFTFSASNNSLPRFSKDRGTFSFKKQDKRCTFPQFYLGRCDKVDKTNNQDKYGPEAKNIVCDAPTSPNLVSPESEKPHILFPFGNSERDWFAGSEASNSCKVLPLSSFFSQSEKPSDKTLSHMREKTPCAKEAGGCGTQKPSVLGEQKPHTSESSTTVACGTSDTNTTAGVNDVSKTPLLTNDCVFPFKSNFPLPSPVFSFGGILRNTSDLLTSSVFFSGNRTEKSDKKMKSDKTLLNVGKPVTSECAAPASLQSHPKCEGSCLPMNSSENTESAERLGDGNAPPCQPLCSGVLPVECENASSTQLPEETQQQKMVKDEETVVENNCLCPRREDEPEPVQFQSTACSVPDTCNDPSLGGSVLAVSETGKMLRDSTSDT